One genomic segment of Panicum virgatum strain AP13 chromosome 2N, P.virgatum_v5, whole genome shotgun sequence includes these proteins:
- the LOC120661179 gene encoding tuberculostearic acid methyltransferase UfaA1-like isoform X7: protein MVPSWTEAGARLLVARFLGQYVSVGNLVLFEEGGTMFSFGEAGKKCHAKSVLRVHDPMFYWKVATEADLGLADAYINGYFSFVDKREGLLNLFLILIANRDANKSNSSGGSKRGWWTPLLLTAGVASAKYFLRHISRKNSVTQTRQNISQHYDLSNEFFSLFLDPSMTYSCAIFKTEDESLEAAQLRKVGLLINKAKVERDHHVLEIGCGWGSLAIQLVKQTGCKYTGITLSVEQLKYAQRKVKEAGLEDHISFMLCDYRQIPTHRKYDRIISCEMIEGVGHEYMDDFFGCCESLLAQDGLFVLQFISIPEERYEEYRRSSDFIKEYIFPGGCLPSLARITSAMSAASRLCIEHLENIGYHYYPTLIRWRDNFMANKDAILALSFDDKFIRIWEYYFIYCAAGFKSRTLGNYQIVFSRPGNDKLGDIDPYASFPAANQS from the exons ATGGTCCCATCATGGACTGAGGCTGGGGCGCGTCTTCTGGTAGCAAGATTTCTTGGCCAATACGTATCCGTCGGTAACTTGGT CTTGTTTGAAGAAGGAGGCACTATGTTCAGTTTTGGTGAAGCAGGCAAAAAATGCCATGCAAAATCTGTCCTGCGAGTTCATGACCCCATGTTTTACTGGAAG GTTGCAACTGAAGCAGACCTTGGCTTGGCAGATGCCTATATTAACGGTTATTTCTCTTTTGTTGACAAGAGAGAAGGTCTTCTGAATCTTTTTCTG ATCCTCATTGCAAACAGGGATGCAAACAAGAGTAATAGCAGTGGGGGCAGTAAAAG GGGTTGGTGGACACCCCTACTTCTGACAGCTGGGGTCGCCTCTGCTAAATACTTCCTCCGTCACATTTCAAGGAAGAATTCCGTCACACAAACACGTCAAAACATCTCCCAACACTATGATTTG AGTAATGAGTTCTTCTCACTTTTCCTGGATCCATCCATGACTTACTCTTGCGCTATCTTCAAG ACGGAGGATGAAAGCTTAGAGGCAGCCCAGCTACGTAAAGTTGGCCTCCTAATCAACAAG GCTAAAGTCGAGCGGGATCACCATGTTCTTGAGATTGGTTGCGGCTGGGGCAGCTTAGCAATCCAATTGGTGAAGCAAACTGGCTGCAAATACACTGGGATCACATTATCCGTGGAGCAACTGAAATACGCGCAGAGAAAAGTGAAAGAAGCTGGCTTAGAG GACCACATAAGCTTCATGTTGTGTGACTACCGTCAAATACCAACTCACCGCAAATACGATAGGATCATATCTTG CGAGATGATCGAGGGCGTTGGGCACGAATACATGGATGATTTCTTCGGCTGCTGCGAGTCCCTTCTGGCTCAAGACGGCCTATTCGTCCTTCAG TTCATCTCGATCCCAGAAGAACGGTACGAGGAGTACAGGCGGAGCTCGGACTTCATCAAGGAATACATCTTCCCCGGGGGCTGCCTCCCTTCGCTGGCCCGGATCACGTCTGCCATGTCCGCAGCATCAAGGCTCTG CATCGAGCATCTTGAGAACATTGGGTACCATTACTACCCCACGCTGATCCGCTGGAGGGACAACTTCATGGCCAACAAGGA TGCGATTTTGGCCCTGAGCTTTGATGATAAATTCATCCGTATATGGGAGTACTACTTCATATACTGCGCCGCCGGTTTCAAGTCACGGACGCTTGGGAATTACCAG ATTGTGTTCTCTCGCCCCGGAAACGACAAGCTGGGCGACATCGACCCTTACGCAAGCTTCCCGGCAGCCAACCAAAGCTAG
- the LOC120661179 gene encoding uncharacterized protein LOC120661179 isoform X6, whose translation MGCQIKTSCEIKSVSSSNGAGLKVTTFDGSEEMYDRVIFGVHAPDALKLLGAEATHEELRILGAFQYVYSDIYLHCDKSMMPQSSSAWSSWNFRGTTNKGVCVTYWLNLLQNIESTDRPFLVTLNPPNIPDHVLLKWYTSHPVPSVAAAKASLELHQIQGNRGIWFCGAYQGYGFHEDGLKAGKSAAQDLLGKKSGLLVNPKQMVPSWTEAGARLLVARFLGQYVSVGNLVLFEEGGTMFSFGEAGKKCHAKSVLRVHDPMFYWKVATEADLGLADAYINGYFSFVDKREGLLNLFLILIANRDANKSNSSGGSKRGWWTPLLLTAGVASAKYFLRHISRKNSVTQTRQNISQHYDLSNEFFSLFLDPSMTYSCAIFKTEDESLEAAQLRKVGLLINKAKVERDHHVLEIGCGWGSLAIQLVKQTGCKYTGITLSVEQLKYAQRKVKEAGLEDHISFMLCDYRQIPTHRKYDRIISCEMIEGVGHEYMDDFFGCCESLLAQDGLFVLQFISIPEERYEEYRRSSDFIKEYIFPGGCLPSLARITSAMSAASRLCIEHLENIGYHYYPTLIRWRDNFMANKDAILALSFDDKFIRIWEYYFIYCAAGFKSRTLGNYQIVFSRPGNDKLGDIDPYASFPAANQS comes from the exons ATGGGTTGCCAAATTAAAACCAGCTGTGAAATTAAGTCTGTTTCAAGTTCCAATGGAG CAGGTCTCAAGGTTACAACGTTTGATGGTTCAGAGGAGATGTATGACAGAGTCATATTTGGTGTCCACGCACCTGATGCTCTAAAGCTTCTAGGAGCTGAAGCAACACACGAAGAATTGAGAATCCTAGGTGCTTTTCAGTATGTCTACAG TGATATATACCTCCATTGCGATAAAAGTATGATGCCACAGAGTTCATCAGCATGGAGTTCCTGGAACTTCCGGGGGACGACAAACAAGGGGGTTTGTGTTACCTACTGGCTAAATCTGCTTCAG AACATAGAATCTACAGACAGGCCTTTTCTGGTGACACTGAACCCTCCTAATATCCCGGACCATGTCTTGCTCAAATGGTACACTAGCCACCCTGTCCCATCTGTGGCTGCCGCAAAGGCTtctcttgagcttcatcaaattCAAGGAAACAGAGGAATTTGGTTCTGTGGGGCATACCAAG GTTATGGTTTCCATGAAGATGGACTCAAG GCTGGGAAATCTGCAGCCCAAGATTTGCTAGGTAAGAAGAGTGGCCTTTTGGTGAACCCAAAGCAGATGGTCCCATCATGGACTGAGGCTGGGGCGCGTCTTCTGGTAGCAAGATTTCTTGGCCAATACGTATCCGTCGGTAACTTGGT CTTGTTTGAAGAAGGAGGCACTATGTTCAGTTTTGGTGAAGCAGGCAAAAAATGCCATGCAAAATCTGTCCTGCGAGTTCATGACCCCATGTTTTACTGGAAG GTTGCAACTGAAGCAGACCTTGGCTTGGCAGATGCCTATATTAACGGTTATTTCTCTTTTGTTGACAAGAGAGAAGGTCTTCTGAATCTTTTTCTG ATCCTCATTGCAAACAGGGATGCAAACAAGAGTAATAGCAGTGGGGGCAGTAAAAG GGGTTGGTGGACACCCCTACTTCTGACAGCTGGGGTCGCCTCTGCTAAATACTTCCTCCGTCACATTTCAAGGAAGAATTCCGTCACACAAACACGTCAAAACATCTCCCAACACTATGATTTG AGTAATGAGTTCTTCTCACTTTTCCTGGATCCATCCATGACTTACTCTTGCGCTATCTTCAAG ACGGAGGATGAAAGCTTAGAGGCAGCCCAGCTACGTAAAGTTGGCCTCCTAATCAACAAG GCTAAAGTCGAGCGGGATCACCATGTTCTTGAGATTGGTTGCGGCTGGGGCAGCTTAGCAATCCAATTGGTGAAGCAAACTGGCTGCAAATACACTGGGATCACATTATCCGTGGAGCAACTGAAATACGCGCAGAGAAAAGTGAAAGAAGCTGGCTTAGAG GACCACATAAGCTTCATGTTGTGTGACTACCGTCAAATACCAACTCACCGCAAATACGATAGGATCATATCTTG CGAGATGATCGAGGGCGTTGGGCACGAATACATGGATGATTTCTTCGGCTGCTGCGAGTCCCTTCTGGCTCAAGACGGCCTATTCGTCCTTCAG TTCATCTCGATCCCAGAAGAACGGTACGAGGAGTACAGGCGGAGCTCGGACTTCATCAAGGAATACATCTTCCCCGGGGGCTGCCTCCCTTCGCTGGCCCGGATCACGTCTGCCATGTCCGCAGCATCAAGGCTCTG CATCGAGCATCTTGAGAACATTGGGTACCATTACTACCCCACGCTGATCCGCTGGAGGGACAACTTCATGGCCAACAAGGA TGCGATTTTGGCCCTGAGCTTTGATGATAAATTCATCCGTATATGGGAGTACTACTTCATATACTGCGCCGCCGGTTTCAAGTCACGGACGCTTGGGAATTACCAG ATTGTGTTCTCTCGCCCCGGAAACGACAAGCTGGGCGACATCGACCCTTACGCAAGCTTCCCGGCAGCCAACCAAAGCTAG
- the LOC120661185 gene encoding transmembrane emp24 domain-containing protein p24beta2-like encodes MGVVRRSLGSRVLLALCLAPLLRGAAAIRFVIDREECFSHNVDYEGDTVHVSFVVIKADTPWHYTQDGVDLVIKDPRGDQIHDCRDKISDKFEFIVHKRGVHRFCFTNKSPYHETVDFDVHIGHFSYFDQHAKDEHFGPLFEQIAKLDEALYNIQFEQHWLEAQTDRQAILNENMSRRAVHKALIESAGLVAASVVQVYLMRRLFERKLGSSRV; translated from the exons ATGGGGGTCGTCAGGAGGAGTCTCGGATCGAGGGTGCTCTTGGCTCTGTGCCTAGCACCTCTTTTGCGCGGTGCCGCGGCCATCCGCTTCGTGATCGACAGGGAAGAGTGCTTCTCCCACAACGTCGACTACGAAGGGGACACCGTCCACGTATCCTTCGTTGTCATCAAGGCGGACACGCCGTGGCATTACACCCAGGACGGCGTGGATCTTGTG ATTAAAGATCCTAGAGGTGATCAAATCCATGATTGTCGTGACAAGATTAGCGATAAGTTCGAATTCATAGTTCACAAGCGAGGTGTCCATCGCTTCTGCTTCACTAATAAGTCACCATATCATGAAACGGTGGATTTCGATGTGCATATTGGACATTTTTCGTATTTTGACCAGCATGCCAAAGATG AGCATTTTGGCCCTTTGTTTGAACAAATTGCGAAGTTGGATGAGGCCCTCTACAACATCCAGTTCGAACAGCACTGGTTAGAGGCCCAAACTGACCGCCAAGCAATAT TAAACGAGAACATGAGCAGGAGGGCAGTTCACAAGGCACTCATTGAATCAGCTGGCCTAGTTGCAGCCAGTGTTGTGCAGGTCTACCTAATGCGCCGCCTCTTCGAGCGCAAGCTGGGGAGTTCTAGGGTCTAA
- the LOC120661184 gene encoding uncharacterized protein LOC120661184: MAVAVAAAWLPPAAARRSSLSSPGSPFAAPISIHVQRRAPLPCPNTSPLPQRSRLVVASAQFDFARAVQTAWRVGTDVVEAGSNFVPGSVPRPIARIGVTFAAVAVALFLLKSIVSTAFFVLAMMGLIYLGFMAMNPKEASGARVDETGSNPSEDPVEEARRIMEKYK, translated from the exons ATGGCCGTGGCAGTGGCCGCCGCCTGGCtccctcctgccgccgcccgccggagcAGCTTATCCTCTCCGGGATCTCCATTCGCGGCGCCTATCTCCATCCACGTGCAACGGCGGGCGCCGCTTCCTTGTCCTAATACCAGTCCCCTCCCCCAGAGGTCTCGCCTCGTTGTCGCCTCCGCGCAGTTCGACTTCGCCAGAG CTGTTCAAACAGCATGGAGGGTTGGTACTGATGTTGTTGAGGCAGGAAGTAATTTTGTCCCA GGTTCAGTTCCACGGCCAATTGCTAGGATAGGTGTTACCTTTGCTGCTGTGGCGGTGGCCCTTTTTCTTCTCAAATCGATTGTCTCCACTGCATTCTTTGTGCTG GCGATGATGGGGCTTATATATCTTGGCTTCATGGCCATGAACCCAAAGGAGGCCTCAGGTGCTAGGGTGGATGAAACAGGGAGCAACCCATCAGAAGACCCTGTTGAAGAGGCCCGGCGCATAATGGAGAAATACAAGTAA
- the LOC120662754 gene encoding uncharacterized protein LOC120662754 has protein sequence MIEDCPSIRHPLVDAPCPVLQYADDTLILVRAASEDVIALKRILDVFSAATGIKINFHKSTVVPMHVPESKLRRLLKALQCQRADFPQTHLGLPLSNVKLNLSAFAPLIAKVDKQLSGWKAILLNHARRLVLINSVLDGMPAHLMSALLLPAGTVDALDKRRRAFL, from the coding sequence ATGATCGAAGACTGCCCCTCCATCCGCCACCCCCTGGTCGACGCTCCCTGCCCGGTTTTGCAATACGCCGACGACACCTTGATCCTAGTTCGGGCTGCCAGTGAGGATGTCATCGCCCTCAAGCGCATCCTGGACGTGTTCTCGGCGGCCACTGGTATAAAGATCAACTTCCACAAAAGCACCGTCGTCCCGATGCATGTCCCTGAATCGAAGCTCCGTCGTCTGCTCAAGGCACTCCAATGTCAACGGGCAGACTTCCCGCAAACCCACTTGGGTCTCCCTCTCTCAAATGTGAAGCTCAACCTCTCGGCTTTTGCCCCGCTCATTGCTAAGGTTGATAAGCAGCTCTCAGGTTGGAAAGCCATCCTCCTCAACCATGCCAGGCGCCTGGTTCTCATCAACTCCGTCCTCGATGGTATGCCTGCCCACTTGATGTCTGCTCTGCTTCTTCCCGCTGGCACGGTCGACGCCCTTGACAAGCGCCGCAGAGCTTTCTTGTGA
- the LOC120661183 gene encoding acyl-[acyl-carrier-protein] desaturase 4, chloroplastic-like, which translates to MESAAIYLQQQSNKEIARATRAMPGLTAMMALAWASSSSPSSAKFRFGGGGGRKATSVMPPRVEESSSSSSARILSRGRVRAATAATAACDEQQPQTVELLQRLGEDGWVEEHMLSLLTPVAEAWQPADLLPTFAASAEEQRTQVAELQAGAAGVPDDLLVCLVGNIVTEEGLPTYMTMANRVRGIDDATGRDAHGWARWLRGWTAEENRHGDALNRYLYLCGRVDMRQVERTVHHLLRSGMRTLEPSCPCHGFIYVAFQERATFLSHARTARRAALHGDACLAKLNGAVAADERRHEAAYTRAVARCFEADPDAAVRALAAVMRAKVTMPGELMTDGRDQNLFDHFAAVAQRVGVYTAADYGDMVEHFVRRWRVAELGGLSGEGRRAQDYLCGLPRKIRRMEQLAHDRAAQKEAQSVSFSWVFDRPIRLH; encoded by the exons ATGGAGTCAGCAGCTATCTATCTACAGCAGCAGAGCAACAAAGAAATAGCGAGAGCTACTAGAGCCATGCCGGGGCTCACGGCGATGATGGCATTGGCgtgggcgtcgtcgtcgtcacccTCGTCGGCGAAGTTTCGcttcggcggaggcggcggaaggAAGGCGACGAGCGTGATGCCGCCGCGGGTCGAGGAgagctcctcgtcgtcgtcagcGCGCATCCTCAGCCGCGGCCGGGTCCGGGCGGCGACAGCAGCAACCGCCGCTTGTGATGAGCAGCAGCCGCAGACCGTGGAGCTCCTGCAGCGCCTGGGGGAGGACGGGTgggtggaggagcacatgcTGTCGCTGCTCACCCCGGTGGCGGAGGCGTGGCAGCCGGCCGACCTCCTGCCCACCTTCGCCGCCAGCGCCGAGGAGCAGCGGACCCAGGTGGCGGAGCTCCAGGCCGGTGCGGCCGGCGTGCCCGACGACCTCCTGGTCTGCCTCGTCGGCAACATAGTTACGGAGGAGGGCCTGCCCACGTACATGACCATGGCCAACCGCGTGCGCGGCATCGACGACGCCACCGGCCGCGACGCCCACGGCTGGGCTCGCTGGCTCCGCGGCTGGACCGCCGAGGAGAACCGCCACGGCGACGCGCTCAACCGCTACCTCTACCTCTGCGGCCGCGTCGACATGCGGCAGGTCGAGCGGACGgtgcaccacctcctccgcaGCGGCATGCGCACGCTGGAGCCCTCCTGCCCCTGCCACGGCTTCATCTACGTCGCCTTCCAGGAGCGCGCCACCTTCCTCTCCCACGC ccgCACCGCCAGGCGCGCCGCGCTCCACGGGGACGCCTGCCTCGCCAAGCTTAAcggggccgtcgccgccgacgagaGGCGACACGAGGCCGCGTACACCAGGGCCGTCGCCAGGTGCTTCGAGGCCGACCCGGACGCCGCCGTGCGGGCGCTCGCGGCCGTGATGCGCGCCAAGGTCACCATGCCCGGCGAGCTCATGACCGACGGCCGCGACCAGAACCTCTTCGACCACTTCGCCGCGGTGGCGCAGCGCGTGGGGGTGTACACGGCGGCGGACTACGGCGACATGGTGGAGCACTTCGTGCGCCGGTGGAgggtggcggagctcggggggctgtccggcgaggggcggcgcgcgcaAGACTACCTGTGCGGGCTGCCGCGCAAGATCCGCAGGATGGAGCAGTTGGCCCACGACCGCGCAGCCCAAAAGGAGGCCCAATCTGTAAGCTTCAGCTGGGTGTTCGACAGGCCCATCCGTCTGCACTGA
- the LOC120661186 gene encoding 60S ribosomal protein L7a-2-like: MAPKRGGKAPVPAKKKTEKVTNPLFEKRPKQFGIGGALPPKKDLHRFVKWPQVVRIQRQRRILKQRLKVPPALNQFTRTLDKNLATNLFKMLLKYRPEDKAAKKERLLKRAQAENEGKTVEAKKPIVVKYGLNHVTYLIEQNKAQLVVIAHDVDPIELVVWLPALCRKMEVPYCIVKGKARLGSIVHKKTASVLCLTTVKNEDKLEFSKILEAIKANFNDKFDEVRKKWGGGIMGSKSQAKTKAREKLLAKEAAQRMT; the protein is encoded by the exons ATG GCCCCGAAGCGAGGTGGCAAGGCGCCGGTGCCCGCCAAGAAGAAAACA GAGAAGGTTACCAACCCGCTCTTCGAGAAGAGGCCGAAGCAGTTCGGTATCGGCGGTGCGCTTCCGCCCAAGAAGGACCTGCACCGGTTCGTCAAGTGGCCCCAGGTCGTGCGCATCCAGCGCCAGCGCCGTATCCTCAAGCAGCGCCTCAAGGTGCCGCCGGCGCTGAACCAGTTTACCCGTACCCTGGACAAGAACCTCG CAACCAACCTGTTTAAGATGCTTCTGAAGTACCGCCCTGAGGACAAGGCTGCCAAGAAGGAGAGGCTTCTGAAGAGGGCTCAGGCTGAGAATGAAGGGAAAACCGTTGAGGCTAAGAAACCAATTGTTGTGAAGTATGGCCTTAACCATGTGACCTACCTCATTGAGCAG AACAAGGCCCAGCTTGTTGTCATCGCTCATGATGTGGATCCGATTGAGCTTGTTGTGTGGCTTCCAGCCCTGTGCAGGAAGATGGAGGTTCCTTACTGCATTGTTAAAGGAAAGGCTCGCCTTGGATCG ATTGTTCACAAGAAGACCGCATCCGTGCTGTGCCTTACCACTGTCAAGAATGAGGACAAGCTTGAATTCAGCAAGATCTTGGAAGCTATTAAG GCAAACTTCAATGACAAGTTCGACGAGGTCAGGAAGAAGTGGGGAGGCGGCATCATGGGCTCCAAGTCGCAGGCCAAGACCAAGGCCAGGGAAAAGCTGCTCGCCAAGGAGGCTGCCCAGCGGATGACCTAG
- the LOC120661179 gene encoding uncharacterized protein LOC120661179 isoform X5: MAYLLQIPICVCIWSCPSQGVLGFSAFFVLSFCRNHHLLQLFGRPQWFTVKGRSHSYVHKVREELESMGCQIKTSCEIKSVSSSNGGLKVTTFDGSEEMYDRVIFGVHAPDALKLLGAEATHEELRILGAFQYVYSDIYLHCDKSMMPQSSSAWSSWNFRGTTNKGVCVTYWLNLLQNIESTDRPFLVTLNPPNIPDHVLLKWYTSHPVPSVAAAKASLELHQIQGNRGIWFCGAYQGYGFHEDGLKAGKSAAQDLLGKKSGLLVNPKQMVPSWTEAGARLLVARFLGQYVSVGNLVLFEEGGTMFSFGEAGKKCHAKSVLRVHDPMFYWKVATEADLGLADAYINGYFSFVDKREGLLNLFLILIANRDANKSNSSGGSKRGWWTPLLLTAGVASAKYFLRHISRKNSVTQTRQNISQHYDLSNEFFSLFLDPSMTYSCAIFKTEDESLEAAQLRKVGLLINKAKVERDHHVLEIGCGWGSLAIQLVKQTGCKYTGITLSVEQLKYAQRKVKEAGLEDHISFMLCDYRQIPTHRKYDRIISCEMIEGVGHEYMDDFFGCCESLLAQDGLFVLQFISIPEERYEEYRRSSDFIKEYIFPGGCLPSLARITSAMSAASRLCIEHLENIGYHYYPTLIRWRDNFMANKDAILALSFDDKFIRIWEYYFIYCAAGFKSRTLGNYQIVFSRPGNDKLGDIDPYASFPAANQS; the protein is encoded by the exons CTGTTTGGTCGCCCCCAGTGGTTCACTGTCAAGGGCCGTTCCCATAGCTATGTGCACAAG GTAAGGGAGGAGTTGGAAAGCATGGGTTGCCAAATTAAAACCAGCTGTGAAATTAAGTCTGTTTCAAGTTCCAATGGAG GTCTCAAGGTTACAACGTTTGATGGTTCAGAGGAGATGTATGACAGAGTCATATTTGGTGTCCACGCACCTGATGCTCTAAAGCTTCTAGGAGCTGAAGCAACACACGAAGAATTGAGAATCCTAGGTGCTTTTCAGTATGTCTACAG TGATATATACCTCCATTGCGATAAAAGTATGATGCCACAGAGTTCATCAGCATGGAGTTCCTGGAACTTCCGGGGGACGACAAACAAGGGGGTTTGTGTTACCTACTGGCTAAATCTGCTTCAG AACATAGAATCTACAGACAGGCCTTTTCTGGTGACACTGAACCCTCCTAATATCCCGGACCATGTCTTGCTCAAATGGTACACTAGCCACCCTGTCCCATCTGTGGCTGCCGCAAAGGCTtctcttgagcttcatcaaattCAAGGAAACAGAGGAATTTGGTTCTGTGGGGCATACCAAG GTTATGGTTTCCATGAAGATGGACTCAAG GCTGGGAAATCTGCAGCCCAAGATTTGCTAGGTAAGAAGAGTGGCCTTTTGGTGAACCCAAAGCAGATGGTCCCATCATGGACTGAGGCTGGGGCGCGTCTTCTGGTAGCAAGATTTCTTGGCCAATACGTATCCGTCGGTAACTTGGT CTTGTTTGAAGAAGGAGGCACTATGTTCAGTTTTGGTGAAGCAGGCAAAAAATGCCATGCAAAATCTGTCCTGCGAGTTCATGACCCCATGTTTTACTGGAAG GTTGCAACTGAAGCAGACCTTGGCTTGGCAGATGCCTATATTAACGGTTATTTCTCTTTTGTTGACAAGAGAGAAGGTCTTCTGAATCTTTTTCTG ATCCTCATTGCAAACAGGGATGCAAACAAGAGTAATAGCAGTGGGGGCAGTAAAAG GGGTTGGTGGACACCCCTACTTCTGACAGCTGGGGTCGCCTCTGCTAAATACTTCCTCCGTCACATTTCAAGGAAGAATTCCGTCACACAAACACGTCAAAACATCTCCCAACACTATGATTTG AGTAATGAGTTCTTCTCACTTTTCCTGGATCCATCCATGACTTACTCTTGCGCTATCTTCAAG ACGGAGGATGAAAGCTTAGAGGCAGCCCAGCTACGTAAAGTTGGCCTCCTAATCAACAAG GCTAAAGTCGAGCGGGATCACCATGTTCTTGAGATTGGTTGCGGCTGGGGCAGCTTAGCAATCCAATTGGTGAAGCAAACTGGCTGCAAATACACTGGGATCACATTATCCGTGGAGCAACTGAAATACGCGCAGAGAAAAGTGAAAGAAGCTGGCTTAGAG GACCACATAAGCTTCATGTTGTGTGACTACCGTCAAATACCAACTCACCGCAAATACGATAGGATCATATCTTG CGAGATGATCGAGGGCGTTGGGCACGAATACATGGATGATTTCTTCGGCTGCTGCGAGTCCCTTCTGGCTCAAGACGGCCTATTCGTCCTTCAG TTCATCTCGATCCCAGAAGAACGGTACGAGGAGTACAGGCGGAGCTCGGACTTCATCAAGGAATACATCTTCCCCGGGGGCTGCCTCCCTTCGCTGGCCCGGATCACGTCTGCCATGTCCGCAGCATCAAGGCTCTG CATCGAGCATCTTGAGAACATTGGGTACCATTACTACCCCACGCTGATCCGCTGGAGGGACAACTTCATGGCCAACAAGGA TGCGATTTTGGCCCTGAGCTTTGATGATAAATTCATCCGTATATGGGAGTACTACTTCATATACTGCGCCGCCGGTTTCAAGTCACGGACGCTTGGGAATTACCAG ATTGTGTTCTCTCGCCCCGGAAACGACAAGCTGGGCGACATCGACCCTTACGCAAGCTTCCCGGCAGCCAACCAAAGCTAG